The following are from one region of the Bradyrhizobium sediminis genome:
- a CDS encoding ArsR/SmtB family transcription factor, translated as MLAKQAGEASRLLKLLGNEKRLLILCFLAARGEMTVGELVDVAKLSQSALSQHLARLRADGLVTFRRTSQTLHYSVVDKRALRVLQVLKEIFCGTIK; from the coding sequence ATGCTGGCAAAACAGGCCGGCGAGGCGTCGCGGCTGTTGAAGCTGCTGGGCAATGAAAAGCGGCTGTTGATCCTCTGTTTTCTCGCCGCGCGCGGTGAGATGACGGTGGGGGAACTGGTCGATGTGGCGAAGCTAAGCCAGTCCGCGCTGTCGCAGCATCTGGCGCGGCTGCGCGCCGACGGGCTGGTGACGTTCCGCCGGACGTCGCAGACGCTGCACTACAGCGTCGTCGACAAGCGGGCGCTGCGCGTGCTGCAGGTGCTCAAGGAGATCTTCTGCGGGACCATCAAATGA
- a CDS encoding MBL fold metallo-hydrolase: MKRLLAAAWIAACMVSASGAQTAPPYPPITLPLKLDQVPGKPVWYSTGNPGIPGKDNEGNTSNAGFVVTSDGVVVFDALGTPSLGWALLQQIRKLTDKKIRYVVTSHYHADHIYGLQAFRDHTDALIIAQERSGEYKDNEGIADEKASQRLDQRRGALFPWVDGNTRVVPPDIAFRERMTIVLGDRRLTLLFAGPAHSSSDMMMMVEPDGVLFAGDIVQNSRIPFMNSDDVSTAQWLDALGEVEKLDPKFIIPGHGSPSTGAKQAIAFTRDYIQYLRKTMAAAVQNWTDFDAAYSQTDWSKYRDMPAFASNNRGNAYRIFLELEQSQFKADKP; the protein is encoded by the coding sequence ATGAAACGGCTGTTGGCAGCGGCGTGGATCGCCGCATGCATGGTCTCGGCCTCAGGCGCGCAGACCGCGCCGCCCTATCCGCCGATCACTCTCCCGCTGAAGCTCGATCAGGTGCCGGGCAAGCCGGTCTGGTACTCGACCGGCAATCCCGGCATTCCCGGCAAGGACAATGAAGGCAACACCTCCAATGCCGGATTTGTCGTCACCTCCGACGGTGTCGTGGTGTTCGACGCGCTGGGAACCCCGAGTCTCGGATGGGCGCTGCTGCAGCAAATCCGCAAACTCACGGACAAGAAAATCCGCTACGTGGTCACGAGCCACTATCACGCCGATCACATCTATGGACTGCAGGCGTTCCGCGATCATACCGATGCGCTGATCATCGCGCAGGAACGCTCCGGCGAATACAAGGACAATGAAGGGATCGCCGACGAGAAGGCGAGCCAGCGTCTCGATCAGCGGCGCGGCGCGCTGTTTCCCTGGGTCGACGGCAATACCCGCGTGGTGCCGCCGGACATTGCTTTCAGGGAGCGCATGACGATCGTGCTCGGCGACCGGCGGCTGACGCTGCTGTTTGCCGGGCCGGCGCATTCCTCCAGCGACATGATGATGATGGTCGAACCGGACGGCGTGCTGTTCGCCGGCGATATCGTGCAGAACAGCCGCATCCCCTTCATGAACAGCGACGACGTCTCCACCGCGCAATGGCTGGATGCGCTCGGCGAAGTCGAAAAACTCGACCCGAAATTCATCATTCCCGGTCACGGCAGTCCGTCGACCGGGGCGAAGCAGGCCATCGCCTTCACCCGGGATTACATTCAATATCTACGCAAAACGATGGCCGCGGCCGTGCAAAACTGGACCGATTTCGACGCCGCCTACAGCCAGACGGACTGGTCGAAATACCGGGACATGCCGGCCTTTGCCAGCAACAATCGCGGCAATGCCTACCGGATTTTCCTGGAACTGGAGCAATCCCAGTTCAAAGCTGATAAGCCTTGA
- a CDS encoding DUF938 domain-containing protein translates to MAEYVVEFGRDGRPVEPDGRLDAAAFHRNHQAIRTVLQRFLAGKSGDVLEAGSGTGQHVVDFARHFPDIVWWPSDFNEQHLKSIAAWRAHAALANIRPPLRIDLSDPDWCPELHDGRGPGKLLAVFCANVIHIAPWRVAEGLFAGAARYLREDGWLLLYGPFKRGGKHTALSNAIFDTSLREGNAEWGVRDLGDLEKLAASVGLALIEIAEMPANNLVLAFGRAKA, encoded by the coding sequence ATGGCTGAGTATGTCGTGGAATTCGGCAGGGATGGCCGGCCGGTCGAGCCGGACGGCCGGCTCGACGCGGCGGCGTTTCACCGCAATCATCAGGCGATTCGCACCGTGTTGCAGCGGTTCCTCGCCGGGAAATCCGGCGACGTGCTGGAGGCCGGCAGCGGCACCGGCCAGCATGTGGTGGATTTCGCCCGGCATTTTCCCGACATCGTGTGGTGGCCGAGCGATTTCAACGAGCAGCATCTGAAAAGCATTGCCGCGTGGCGGGCGCATGCGGCGTTGGCGAATATCCGCCCGCCGCTGCGGATCGATTTATCCGATCCCGACTGGTGCCCCGAGTTGCACGACGGACGCGGGCCGGGAAAATTACTCGCGGTGTTCTGCGCCAATGTGATCCACATCGCGCCGTGGCGGGTGGCCGAGGGACTGTTCGCAGGGGCGGCGCGCTACCTTCGAGAGGACGGATGGCTGTTGCTCTACGGCCCGTTCAAGCGTGGCGGCAAACACACCGCGCTCAGCAATGCCATATTCGACACCAGTCTTCGCGAAGGCAATGCCGAATGGGGCGTGCGCGATCTCGGCGACCTGGAAAAGCTGGCGGCAAGCGTCGGCCTCGCCCTGATCGAAATCGCCGAGATGCCCGCCAATAATCTGGTGCTGGCGTTCGGGCGCGCGAAAGCCTGA
- a CDS encoding MFS transporter: MIDVTAAEEIADDARARSNVARLAAAQALTGANSAVIFATGSIVGATLAPDISLATVPLSMYVVGLAAGTLPTGAISRAYGRRTAFIIGTGCGMLTGLLGAFAILRGSFALFCLATFLGGLYGAVSQSYRFAAADGASAAFRPKAVSWVMAGGVFAGVLGPQLVQWTMDIWPPYLFAFSFMVQAAVALVAMAILAGVDAPKPASSDLHGGRPLLEIARQPRFIAAALCGIVSYPMMNLVMTSAPLAMQMCGLSVSDSNFGIQWHIVAMYGPSFFTGSLIARFGAPKIVAVGLILEGAASAIGLSGITAMHFWVTLIVLGVGWNLSFVGASALVLETHRPQERNKVQAFNDFLVFGMMAVGSFASGQLLANYGWSAVNMVVFPPVLLGLAVLAFASFVRRRRPRTVPGLPDPGI, from the coding sequence ATGATCGACGTAACTGCAGCCGAGGAAATTGCCGATGACGCCCGCGCGCGATCCAACGTGGCGCGGCTGGCGGCGGCGCAGGCGCTGACCGGGGCCAATTCGGCTGTCATCTTCGCCACCGGCTCGATCGTCGGCGCAACGCTGGCGCCCGATATCTCGCTCGCGACCGTGCCGCTCTCGATGTATGTGGTCGGGCTCGCGGCCGGCACCTTGCCGACCGGCGCGATCTCGCGGGCCTATGGCCGCCGCACAGCCTTCATCATCGGCACCGGCTGCGGCATGCTGACCGGCCTGCTCGGCGCCTTCGCCATCCTGCGCGGCTCGTTCGCGCTGTTCTGCCTCGCCACTTTCCTCGGCGGCCTCTACGGCGCGGTGTCGCAGTCCTACCGCTTTGCCGCCGCCGACGGCGCCAGTGCTGCGTTTCGTCCCAAGGCGGTGTCGTGGGTGATGGCCGGCGGCGTGTTCGCCGGCGTGCTCGGCCCGCAGCTCGTGCAGTGGACGATGGATATCTGGCCGCCCTATCTGTTCGCCTTCAGCTTCATGGTGCAGGCGGCGGTGGCGCTGGTGGCAATGGCGATCCTGGCGGGCGTCGATGCGCCGAAGCCGGCCTCGTCCGATCTGCATGGCGGCCGGCCCTTGCTGGAGATCGCGCGGCAGCCGCGGTTCATCGCCGCGGCCCTTTGCGGCATCGTCTCCTATCCCATGATGAATCTGGTGATGACCTCGGCGCCGCTGGCGATGCAGATGTGCGGGTTGAGCGTCAGCGATTCCAATTTCGGCATTCAATGGCATATCGTCGCGATGTACGGGCCGAGCTTCTTTACCGGCTCGCTGATCGCGCGCTTCGGCGCGCCGAAGATCGTCGCGGTCGGGCTGATACTGGAAGGCGCCGCTTCGGCGATCGGGTTGTCCGGCATCACCGCGATGCATTTCTGGGTCACGCTGATCGTGCTCGGCGTCGGCTGGAACCTCTCCTTCGTCGGCGCCTCCGCGCTGGTGCTGGAGACGCACCGGCCGCAGGAGCGCAACAAGGTTCAGGCGTTCAACGATTTCCTGGTGTTCGGGATGATGGCGGTGGGATCGTTTGCATCGGGCCAGTTGCTGGCGAATTACGGCTGGTCTGCGGTCAACATGGTGGTGTTTCCGCCGGTGCTGCTGGGATTGGCGGTGCTGGCCTTCGCATCGTTCGTCAGGCGGCGAAGGCCGCGGACCGTGCCGGGACTTCCCGATCCGGGTATTTGA
- a CDS encoding nuclear transport factor 2 family protein: protein MPSRARVDEFIAVVESGDHAGAIERYYTEDASIQENAAPPRVGRDLLVGHERGVLARMSHVYSKAVSSVVEGDNVAIHWIFELTDKSGKVLRVDEVALQQWRGDRIFRERFFYDPSKPKT from the coding sequence ATGCCGTCGCGTGCCCGTGTCGATGAATTCATTGCGGTGGTTGAATCCGGCGACCATGCCGGCGCCATCGAGCGCTATTATACCGAGGACGCCAGCATCCAGGAAAACGCCGCGCCGCCGCGCGTCGGCCGCGACCTGCTGGTCGGCCACGAGCGCGGCGTGCTGGCGCGGATGTCGCACGTCTATTCCAAGGCGGTATCGTCGGTCGTCGAAGGCGACAACGTCGCCATCCACTGGATCTTCGAGCTGACCGACAAGTCCGGAAAAGTGCTCCGGGTCGACGAGGTCGCGTTGCAGCAGTGGCGCGGCGACAGGATTTTCCGCGAGCGGTTCTTCTACGATCCGTCGAAACCGAAGACCTGA